One Methylophilus sp. TWE2 DNA segment encodes these proteins:
- a CDS encoding chemotaxis protein CheA, giving the protein MQLDESLQIYIIESRDLLQQMEEALLTLEQNPEDEEKINAIFRAAHTIKGSAGLFGLDFIISFTHVAESVLDKVRNGQIPVTEEVVALFLEVGDFISKLIDHVAEGTKPDADTMVVNDGLINRLNVYLGAPPATASALPVASQNDASGEVESLDGVETSCWHISLRFGPDTFRSGMDPFSFLRYMNTMGKIVHVATITQALPSLEGMDAESCYLGFEISYESQASKVEIESIFDFVRDDCDIHILPPHSQVQHYIDLIDRLSNEEMKLGEILVKCGTLTPTELEAALAKQADVAADDKQPIGETLVNAQLVQPAVVNAALEKQRQVKETKNSESNFIRIDANKLDELINLVGELIIAGAGATLIADRIGDSAMNEATSNIATLVEQVRDSALALRMVQIGATFSRFNRVVRDVSKELGKDIRLEISGEETELDKTVVEKISDPLTHLVRNSMDHGIESAEARVAKGKPAYGTLKLNAFHDSGSIVIEVSDDGAGLNRDKILAKAIDKGLVSAEQSLSDKDIYNLIFEAGFSTADAVSNLSGRGVGMDVVKRNIQALRGTIDIQSTPGLGCTMSIRLPLTLAIIDGFLVGVADSSYVVPLDMVVECIELSAEDYASSVSDKRNFINLRGEVLPYLKLRDEFECKGEPPTRQNIVVMQYANQKIGLVVDKLIGEFQTVIKPLGKVFEHVKGIGGFTILGSGSVALVLDVPRMMQLANMESIKEQALVEE; this is encoded by the coding sequence ATGCAACTAGATGAATCCCTGCAGATTTATATTATTGAAAGCCGCGATTTGTTGCAGCAAATGGAAGAGGCTTTGCTCACGCTGGAGCAAAATCCGGAAGACGAGGAAAAGATTAATGCCATTTTCCGTGCCGCGCACACCATTAAAGGGTCAGCAGGATTGTTTGGCCTCGATTTTATTATCAGCTTTACCCACGTGGCCGAAAGCGTACTTGATAAGGTGCGTAATGGCCAAATCCCGGTGACCGAAGAAGTTGTCGCCCTGTTCCTGGAGGTGGGCGACTTTATCAGCAAGCTGATTGATCATGTGGCCGAAGGCACCAAACCTGACGCCGATACCATGGTGGTGAATGATGGCCTGATTAACCGGTTGAACGTCTACTTGGGTGCACCTCCTGCAACGGCGTCTGCCTTGCCTGTTGCCTCACAAAATGACGCTTCTGGTGAGGTCGAAAGCCTGGATGGTGTAGAGACCAGTTGCTGGCATATCTCATTAAGATTTGGGCCTGACACTTTCCGCAGCGGCATGGATCCTTTCAGTTTCCTGCGTTATATGAATACCATGGGCAAGATTGTGCATGTCGCGACCATCACCCAGGCACTGCCATCTCTGGAAGGCATGGATGCAGAGAGTTGTTACCTGGGCTTTGAAATCAGCTATGAAAGCCAGGCAAGTAAAGTTGAAATCGAAAGTATTTTTGATTTTGTTCGTGACGATTGTGACATTCATATCCTGCCACCGCACAGCCAGGTTCAGCACTATATTGACCTGATTGACCGCCTCTCGAATGAAGAGATGAAGCTGGGCGAGATTCTGGTCAAGTGTGGCACCCTGACGCCAACAGAGCTTGAAGCGGCACTGGCCAAACAGGCTGATGTTGCCGCGGATGATAAACAACCGATTGGTGAAACGCTGGTTAATGCGCAGCTGGTACAGCCAGCGGTGGTCAATGCGGCGCTTGAAAAACAACGCCAGGTCAAAGAAACCAAAAATTCAGAATCCAACTTTATCCGCATTGATGCCAACAAGCTCGATGAACTGATTAACCTGGTAGGCGAGCTGATTATCGCCGGCGCAGGTGCTACCTTGATTGCCGACAGAATAGGTGACAGCGCCATGAACGAAGCCACTTCCAATATTGCGACATTGGTAGAGCAAGTGCGCGACTCAGCCCTGGCACTGCGCATGGTGCAAATCGGTGCCACGTTCAGCCGCTTTAACCGTGTCGTACGCGATGTGAGCAAGGAGCTGGGTAAAGATATCCGCCTCGAAATCAGTGGCGAAGAGACCGAACTCGATAAAACCGTGGTGGAAAAAATCAGCGATCCGCTCACCCATCTGGTGCGTAATTCCATGGACCACGGTATTGAATCTGCCGAAGCGCGTGTCGCTAAAGGCAAGCCCGCTTATGGCACGCTCAAGCTTAATGCTTTCCATGATTCAGGCAGTATTGTGATTGAGGTCAGTGATGATGGCGCAGGCCTCAACCGCGACAAGATCCTGGCCAAAGCCATAGATAAAGGCTTGGTATCCGCAGAACAGTCACTCAGCGATAAAGACATTTATAACCTGATTTTTGAAGCAGGTTTTTCAACGGCAGATGCCGTGAGTAACCTGTCTGGCCGCGGTGTGGGCATGGATGTGGTCAAGCGCAATATCCAGGCCTTACGCGGCACCATAGATATTCAATCCACCCCAGGACTGGGATGCACCATGAGCATCCGCCTGCCGCTCACGTTGGCGATTATTGATGGCTTCCTGGTCGGTGTGGCGGATTCCTCCTATGTGGTGCCATTGGACATGGTGGTGGAATGTATCGAATTGTCGGCTGAGGATTACGCATCTTCAGTCAGCGATAAACGTAACTTTATTAACCTGAGGGGCGAGGTGTTGCCTTACCTCAAGCTCAGGGATGAGTTCGAATGTAAAGGGGAACCTCCCACACGGCAAAACATCGTCGTCATGCAGTACGCAAATCAAAAAATAGGATTAGTGGTGGATAAGTTAATTGGTGAATTCCAGACCGTGATTAAACCCTTGGGCAAGGTGTTTGAACATGTGAAAGGTATTGGCGGCTTCACCATTCTAGGCTCAGGCAGTGTGGCACTGGTGCTGGATGTGCCGCGCATGATGCAACTGGCCAATATGGAAAGCATAAAAGAACAGGCGCTTGTAGAAGAGTAG
- a CDS encoding methyl-accepting chemotaxis protein: MKMTVAKKMILLIGTAVFGLILIASMAQYYLDQVYTKTNYLNINTVPSIIVLDDMSKAYSDMQETVYQHIVNTDDATMTQLDRVILEYRAKLDEGVKKYESENITDDKDRSLIEGIKSELRSYDTVRERVLSLSRANKIDEARKAVFAAKDDFLKVSQAIEADRRYNVEIGQKASKDASETQATALLLSRTIALAVIVLAAAIGFFITRNLLKQLGGEPDYAASVVKTVAAGDYTVQVETKPGDTSSLLYSMKQMVEQLLAQIGGEPAYAAGIVKRVAEGDLTVKTDLRPGDTTSILFAIDGMVNRLTGIISEVRGSADNIASASEQVSATAQSISQATNEQAASVEETSASVEQMSASINQNTENSKVTDGIAGKASKDANEGGAAVKDTVIAMKSIADKISIIDDIAYQTNLLALNAAIEAARAGEHGKGFAVVAAEVRKLAERSQVAAQEIGEVAKSSVGLAERAGDLLDEIVPSINKTSDLVQEIYAASEEQSSGALQITSAMNQLSQVTQQNASSSEELAATAEEMSGQAEQLQQLISYFKVGSDGNGSFSAAVKKSAKKVTPPASSKTSVQVATAMSADIDESQFVKF; the protein is encoded by the coding sequence ATGAAAATGACCGTTGCAAAAAAAATGATATTGCTGATTGGCACAGCGGTATTTGGCCTGATTTTAATCGCCTCCATGGCGCAATATTATCTGGATCAGGTGTACACCAAAACCAACTACCTTAATATCAATACAGTGCCAAGCATTATCGTGCTGGATGATATGTCCAAAGCTTATTCAGATATGCAAGAAACGGTTTATCAGCATATCGTCAATACGGATGACGCCACCATGACGCAGCTTGATCGAGTGATCTTGGAGTACCGAGCCAAGCTGGATGAAGGCGTTAAGAAGTATGAGTCCGAAAATATCACGGATGATAAAGATCGTAGCTTGATTGAAGGGATTAAATCGGAACTCAGAAGCTATGACACCGTGCGTGAACGAGTGCTGTCTCTTTCGCGTGCCAACAAGATTGACGAGGCACGTAAGGCAGTCTTTGCGGCGAAAGATGATTTTCTGAAAGTGTCTCAGGCGATAGAAGCGGACAGAAGATATAACGTTGAGATTGGTCAGAAGGCCTCAAAAGACGCCTCTGAGACACAGGCGACCGCTTTACTTCTATCTCGCACAATCGCCTTGGCAGTTATCGTGCTAGCGGCCGCAATAGGCTTCTTTATCACTCGTAACCTTCTCAAACAATTAGGCGGTGAGCCAGATTACGCGGCATCTGTGGTCAAAACAGTGGCCGCAGGTGATTACACCGTTCAGGTGGAAACCAAGCCAGGTGATACCAGCAGTCTGTTGTATTCCATGAAGCAAATGGTTGAACAATTGCTGGCACAAATCGGTGGCGAGCCCGCTTATGCGGCGGGCATTGTTAAGCGCGTGGCTGAAGGGGATTTAACCGTTAAAACAGATTTACGCCCAGGCGACACAACCAGTATTTTATTTGCCATTGATGGCATGGTAAACCGCCTCACAGGCATTATTTCTGAAGTGCGTGGCTCTGCCGACAATATTGCCAGTGCTTCTGAGCAAGTGAGTGCGACTGCGCAAAGCATCAGCCAGGCCACCAACGAACAAGCCGCTTCTGTAGAAGAAACCTCTGCCTCAGTTGAGCAGATGAGTGCTTCCATCAACCAGAACACCGAGAACTCCAAAGTGACTGACGGCATTGCCGGTAAAGCGTCTAAAGATGCTAATGAAGGCGGTGCTGCGGTAAAAGATACCGTGATTGCCATGAAGAGCATTGCCGACAAGATCAGCATTATTGATGACATTGCCTACCAGACTAACCTGCTGGCCTTGAACGCTGCCATTGAAGCGGCACGTGCCGGTGAGCATGGCAAAGGTTTTGCGGTAGTGGCAGCAGAGGTACGCAAGCTGGCCGAACGTAGCCAGGTGGCCGCACAAGAAATCGGTGAAGTGGCTAAGAGCTCTGTTGGCTTGGCCGAACGCGCTGGTGACCTGCTGGACGAAATTGTCCCTAGCATCAACAAAACCAGCGACCTGGTGCAAGAGATTTACGCTGCCAGTGAAGAGCAAAGCAGTGGTGCATTGCAGATTACTTCTGCCATGAATCAATTGAGCCAAGTCACGCAACAAAACGCCAGTTCGAGTGAAGAACTTGCTGCCACAGCCGAAGAGATGAGCGGCCAGGCTGAGCAACTTCAACAACTGATTTCCTACTTTAAAGTAGGTTCTGACGGGAATGGTAGCTTTTCAGCTGCAGTGAAAAAGAGTGCTAAGAAAGTGACTCCACCAGCCAGTAGTAAAACATCAGTACAAGTAGCGACTGCTATGTCGGCTGACATTGATGAGTCACAGTTTGTGAAGTTTTAA
- a CDS encoding lipid asymmetry maintenance protein MlaB has translation MPVMINTNEARCALTFSGELNIYNVAETLAQIKAEMSKTLPIYVDLSEVDEADAAGLQILMAIRLHTLSHGLAFQLENPSEAVMALIELSDMAGFFGVTQVLTDIAA, from the coding sequence ATGCCAGTCATGATCAATACCAATGAGGCGCGTTGTGCGCTGACCTTCAGCGGCGAGCTGAATATTTACAACGTGGCCGAGACACTGGCACAGATCAAGGCTGAAATGAGCAAGACATTGCCCATTTATGTGGATTTGTCCGAGGTGGATGAAGCCGATGCGGCTGGCTTGCAGATATTGATGGCTATCCGCTTACACACTCTTTCTCATGGTCTGGCTTTCCAGCTTGAAAATCCCAGTGAAGCGGTCATGGCATTGATCGAGCTTTCGGACATGGCCGGTTTTTTTGGCGTCACCCAAGTGCTCACTGATATCGCCGCTTGA
- a CDS encoding protein-glutamate O-methyltransferase CheR, translating to MDHIESLTAKEFGLFKSFIYSQAGIALSDVKKPLVSGRLTKRLHFHRLNSFTQYYKLINDPANATEKQIAIDLLTTNETHFFREPKHFDFFKDVILPKRSKGKPFRVWSAACSSGEEPYTIAMLLDEHLGKEPWEVVASDLSTKVLHQAQTGCYNMQRASEIPRQYLTKYCLKGTGDHEGELLMVKELRQRIKFLQVNLTKPYPDLGQFDVIFLRNVMIYFDVETKRQITDQMLPLLKNDGYFMISHSESLNGVTDKFASEAPSIYKKST from the coding sequence ATGGACCATATTGAATCGCTGACGGCCAAAGAGTTTGGCTTGTTCAAGAGTTTTATTTATTCGCAGGCCGGGATTGCATTATCGGATGTCAAAAAACCGCTGGTGAGTGGCAGGCTGACTAAACGCCTGCATTTTCATAGGCTTAACTCATTCACGCAGTATTACAAATTGATCAATGATCCGGCCAATGCGACCGAGAAACAGATTGCGATTGATTTGCTCACCACCAATGAAACCCATTTTTTCCGGGAACCCAAACATTTTGATTTCTTTAAAGATGTCATTTTGCCCAAACGCAGCAAAGGCAAGCCTTTCCGGGTCTGGAGTGCGGCCTGTTCTTCTGGCGAGGAGCCTTATACCATTGCCATGCTACTGGATGAACATCTGGGTAAAGAGCCATGGGAAGTAGTCGCCTCTGATTTGAGTACCAAGGTGTTACACCAGGCACAAACCGGTTGTTACAACATGCAGCGGGCTTCTGAGATCCCCAGGCAATATTTGACCAAATATTGCCTGAAAGGCACGGGGGATCACGAAGGTGAATTGCTCATGGTTAAGGAACTGCGGCAGCGGATCAAGTTTTTACAGGTCAACCTGACCAAACCTTATCCTGATCTCGGCCAGTTTGATGTGATTTTTTTGCGTAATGTGATGATTTATTTTGATGTAGAGACCAAGCGCCAAATTACCGATCAAATGCTGCCGCTGCTTAAAAATGACGGCTATTTCATGATCAGCCATTCCGAGAGCTTGAATGGCGTGACAGACAAGTTTGCTTCAGAGGCGCCCTCCATTTATAAAAAAAGCACTTAA
- a CDS encoding chemotaxis protein CheW has translation MSNLSVAEPPKTQQAVLENRIQQYLTFVLGREIFALNILNIKEIIEYGQLTEVPKMPGFIRGVINLRGAVVPVIDMAARFDKPSADITRKTCIVIIEVAHAGGTQVVGVMVDAVNEVVDIESGNIEPAPTFGANIRADFIEGMGKIEGKFVIILNVNSVLSVDEIATLASTV, from the coding sequence ATGAGTAACCTTAGTGTGGCAGAGCCACCAAAAACTCAGCAAGCAGTGTTAGAAAACAGGATTCAGCAATATCTGACCTTTGTTCTCGGGAGAGAAATATTCGCCCTCAATATTCTCAATATCAAAGAGATTATTGAGTATGGGCAACTCACCGAAGTGCCAAAAATGCCAGGCTTTATCCGCGGTGTCATTAATTTACGCGGAGCCGTGGTGCCGGTGATTGATATGGCCGCACGATTTGACAAGCCCAGCGCAGACATTACCCGTAAAACCTGCATTGTGATTATTGAAGTTGCGCATGCAGGCGGTACGCAAGTCGTTGGCGTCATGGTCGATGCCGTGAATGAGGTAGTAGATATAGAGTCAGGCAACATTGAGCCAGCCCCTACTTTTGGCGCCAACATCCGTGCTGACTTCATTGAAGGCATGGGGAAAATTGAAGGCAAGTTCGTGATTATCTTGAATGTCAACAGTGTGTTGTCTGTAGACGAGATAGCAACCTTGGCTAGTACGGTTTAA
- a CDS encoding methyl-accepting chemotaxis protein, whose protein sequence is MQQQLAQKQQSLDIFMHEMNHMSKEHDAGDIDVVMNVEKFQGDFKVMAQGVNDMVAGHIAVKKKAMAVVKAFGEGDFDAPLEAFPGKKAFINATIEKMRSNLKGFIKDMNHMSDQHDAGDIDVVMDTTKFEGDFKVMAQGVNDMVNGHIAVKKKAMAVVKAFGEGDFEMALEKFPGKKAFINEIIEQVRSNLKAVGEAMSVMKEMEAGNLTVSIKGNYVGEFDDFKKSLNGMIEKLSYVIAEVRGAANNIASASDQVSATAQSISQATNEQAASVEETSASVEQMSASINQNTDNSRVTDGIAGKAATDANEGGVAVKDTVVAMKSIADKISIIDDIAYQTNLLALNAAIEAARAGEHGKGFAVVAAEVRKLAERSQVAAQEIGEVAKNSVGLAERAGKLLDEIVPCINKTSDLVQEIYAASEEQSSGASQITAAMNQLSQATQQNASSSEELAATAEEMSGQAEQLQQLIAFFKVGLEDVHSSSAKHSEKKVSSHHGSRTPLKVATTHVADVDESQFVKF, encoded by the coding sequence TTGCAGCAGCAGTTGGCTCAGAAGCAACAATCTCTCGATATCTTTATGCATGAAATGAATCATATGTCCAAGGAGCATGACGCGGGTGACATTGATGTGGTGATGAATGTGGAAAAATTCCAGGGCGACTTCAAAGTGATGGCGCAAGGCGTGAATGATATGGTTGCGGGTCATATTGCGGTGAAGAAGAAAGCGATGGCCGTGGTAAAAGCATTCGGTGAAGGTGATTTTGATGCGCCTCTAGAGGCTTTCCCAGGTAAGAAAGCCTTTATTAATGCCACCATAGAAAAAATGCGATCAAACCTCAAAGGATTTATCAAAGATATGAATCATATGTCTGATCAGCATGATGCTGGAGACATTGATGTTGTGATGGATACAACCAAGTTTGAAGGCGACTTTAAAGTCATGGCTCAAGGCGTGAACGATATGGTCAATGGACATATCGCCGTGAAGAAGAAGGCCATGGCGGTGGTAAAAGCCTTTGGTGAAGGGGATTTTGAGATGGCTTTAGAGAAATTCCCTGGTAAGAAAGCTTTTATTAACGAGATCATCGAGCAGGTCCGTAGCAATCTCAAGGCGGTAGGAGAGGCTATGTCGGTGATGAAGGAAATGGAGGCTGGAAATCTGACTGTCTCTATTAAAGGCAATTACGTGGGTGAATTTGATGATTTCAAGAAATCCTTAAACGGGATGATTGAAAAACTTTCTTATGTCATTGCTGAGGTGAGAGGTGCAGCCAATAACATTGCCAGTGCCTCTGATCAAGTCAGTGCCACGGCACAAAGTATCAGCCAGGCCACCAATGAGCAAGCCGCTTCGGTGGAAGAAACCTCTGCTTCTGTAGAACAGATGAGTGCCTCTATTAACCAAAATACCGACAACTCCAGAGTCACAGATGGCATCGCTGGTAAAGCAGCGACAGACGCTAACGAAGGTGGCGTAGCGGTGAAAGATACAGTTGTTGCCATGAAGAGTATTGCTGACAAGATCAGCATTATTGATGACATTGCTTACCAGACCAACCTGCTGGCATTGAATGCTGCGATTGAAGCTGCCCGTGCCGGTGAGCATGGCAAAGGCTTTGCCGTGGTGGCGGCTGAAGTGCGTAAATTGGCAGAGCGCAGCCAGGTGGCTGCTCAAGAGATTGGCGAAGTCGCCAAGAATTCTGTCGGGTTAGCCGAGCGTGCCGGTAAGCTCCTGGACGAAATTGTGCCTTGTATTAATAAAACCAGTGACCTGGTGCAAGAGATCTACGCCGCCAGTGAAGAGCAAAGTAGTGGTGCATCGCAGATCACTGCGGCCATGAACCAGCTGAGCCAGGCGACACAGCAAAATGCCAGCTCCAGCGAGGAACTGGCAGCGACAGCCGAAGAAATGAGCGGGCAGGCTGAGCAGCTGCAACAACTGATTGCTTTCTTTAAAGTGGGTTTAGAGGATGTTCATTCATCATCAGCAAAACATAGCGAGAAAAAAGTCAGTAGTCATCATGGTTCCAGAACGCCTTTAAAAGTAGCGACTACCCATGTAGCGGATGTGGATGAATCCCAATTTGTGAAGTTCTAG
- a CDS encoding methyl-accepting chemotaxis protein encodes MKVSQKISLMIAIAVIGLFSLIGLSYSSIEKVFEATNNANVNGIPSISTLNEGMKKFGQLRVRVYRHVLNTDQNNMTKIEEAISEARKGLEDALVKYNNENIADAKDKELLEKVRKGFDAYAPGMTEVIKLSREGKQKEALAILTANAKLAEELNTAIDEHMAYNQALAKSSAETAIEIKSSAVVTGLVVGGVLSLVVLGLAFVTIRSITRPLNSAVKSANAMANGDLTERVEVNSKDEIGQMMAAMKTMSEKISNVIHEIKSSADNIASASEQVSATAQSISQATNEQAASVEETSASVEQMSASINQNAENSKVTDGIAGKAATDANEGGAAVKDTVAAMKSIADKISIIDDIAYQTNLLALNAAIEAARAGEHGKGFAVVAAEVRKLAERSQVAAQEIGEVAKSSVGLAERAGDLLDEIVPSINKTSDLVQEIYAASEEQSSGALQITAAMNQLSQATQQNASSSEELAATAEEMSGQAEQLQHLIGFFKVSVDDVPVSSATRSVIKKVSKPLVSKPAVNTSHHDYEAQIDEAQFVKF; translated from the coding sequence ATGAAAGTTTCTCAAAAAATATCACTCATGATCGCCATTGCAGTCATTGGGTTATTCAGTTTGATCGGCCTTAGCTATAGCAGCATTGAAAAGGTATTTGAAGCCACAAACAATGCAAACGTGAATGGTATTCCAAGCATCAGTACTCTGAACGAGGGGATGAAAAAGTTTGGTCAGTTGCGTGTCAGGGTGTATCGCCATGTGCTTAATACTGACCAGAACAATATGACCAAGATCGAAGAGGCCATTAGCGAAGCAAGGAAAGGTCTTGAAGATGCGCTCGTTAAATACAACAATGAAAACATCGCCGATGCTAAAGATAAAGAGTTATTGGAAAAAGTGCGCAAAGGCTTCGATGCTTACGCCCCTGGCATGACTGAGGTGATCAAACTTTCCAGAGAGGGTAAACAAAAAGAAGCATTGGCTATCTTGACTGCAAATGCCAAATTGGCAGAAGAGCTGAATACGGCCATTGATGAGCATATGGCCTATAACCAGGCACTGGCTAAATCCTCTGCTGAAACTGCGATTGAAATCAAATCGTCTGCTGTGGTGACCGGCTTGGTGGTAGGTGGGGTGCTTTCATTAGTGGTGTTAGGGTTGGCATTTGTCACCATTAGATCGATTACCCGCCCCTTGAATAGCGCGGTCAAATCTGCCAATGCGATGGCTAACGGCGATCTCACCGAACGTGTGGAAGTGAATTCAAAAGACGAAATTGGGCAGATGATGGCAGCAATGAAGACGATGTCTGAAAAAATCAGCAATGTGATTCATGAGATCAAATCTTCTGCTGACAACATTGCCAGTGCGTCTGAGCAAGTGAGTGCAACCGCACAAAGCATCAGCCAGGCGACTAACGAGCAAGCGGCCTCTGTAGAAGAGACTTCTGCCTCAGTAGAACAGATGAGCGCTTCGATCAACCAAAACGCAGAAAACTCCAAAGTGACCGATGGCATTGCCGGTAAAGCGGCCACAGATGCCAACGAAGGCGGCGCCGCGGTGAAAGATACTGTCGCTGCCATGAAGAGCATTGCAGACAAAATCAGCATTATTGATGACATTGCCTACCAGACTAACCTGCTGGCCTTGAACGCGGCGATTGAAGCGGCACGTGCGGGTGAGCATGGGAAAGGCTTTGCAGTTGTTGCCGCAGAAGTGCGCAAGCTGGCAGAGCGTAGCCAGGTGGCGGCGCAAGAGATTGGTGAAGTCGCCAAGAGTTCTGTGGGCTTGGCTGAGCGCGCTGGTGACCTGCTGGATGAGATCGTGCCTAGCATCAACAAAACCAGTGACTTAGTACAAGAGATTTATGCTGCGAGTGAAGAGCAGAGCAGCGGCGCATTGCAGATTACAGCGGCCATGAACCAACTGAGCCAGGCTACCCAGCAAAACGCCAGCTCGAGCGAGGAACTGGCAGCGACAGCAGAAGAGATGAGCGGCCAGGCTGAGCAGTTACAGCACCTGATCGGGTTCTTTAAAGTGAGCGTGGATGACGTTCCTGTGTCTTCAGCGACTAGAAGCGTGATCAAAAAAGTATCCAAGCCCCTGGTTTCTAAGCCTGCGGTGAATACGTCCCATCATGACTATGAGGCGCAAATTGATGAAGCTCAGTTCGTCAAGTTCTGA
- a CDS encoding chemotaxis protein CheW has product MTELAVANAQSKAGTLIANTIQQYLTFVLGREIFAINILNIKEIIEYGQLTEVPKMPAFIRGVINLRGAVVPVIDMAARFDKPTSELTRKTCIVIIEVAHAEGTQVVGIMVDAVNEVVDIELGNIEPAPSFGANIRVDFIEGMGKIEGKFIILLNVNKVLSVDEISSLVTGTSLAG; this is encoded by the coding sequence ATGACTGAACTGGCAGTGGCCAATGCCCAGAGTAAAGCAGGCACTTTAATAGCGAATACGATCCAGCAATACCTGACGTTCGTGTTAGGCCGAGAAATTTTTGCCATCAATATCCTCAATATCAAGGAAATTATTGAGTATGGGCAGTTGACCGAAGTGCCCAAGATGCCGGCATTTATCCGTGGCGTGATTAATTTGCGTGGTGCGGTGGTGCCTGTGATTGATATGGCGGCACGGTTTGATAAACCTACTTCTGAGCTTACCCGTAAAACTTGCATCGTGATTATTGAAGTTGCGCATGCCGAAGGGACGCAAGTCGTTGGCATCATGGTCGATGCCGTGAATGAAGTGGTGGATATTGAGCTTGGTAACATTGAGCCAGCGCCTAGTTTTGGCGCCAATATCCGCGTCGATTTTATTGAAGGAATGGGCAAGATCGAGGGCAAATTCATTATTTTGCTCAACGTGAACAAAGTGCTTTCTGTTGATGAAATTTCCAGTCTGGTCACCGGTACCAGCTTGGCAGGCTAA
- a CDS encoding response regulator gives MAKTILIVDDSSSLRSVVGTALKGAGYDVIEAEDGKDALTKLNGQKIHLIISDVNMPNMNGIEFLKASKQIPAYKFTPVIMLTTESAEEKKMQGQAGGAKAWMVKPFQPPQLLNAVSKLVLP, from the coding sequence AAAACCATTTTAATTGTCGACGACTCTTCCTCTTTACGATCCGTGGTGGGCACTGCCCTTAAAGGTGCAGGCTACGATGTGATTGAAGCCGAGGACGGTAAGGACGCACTCACCAAGTTAAACGGACAAAAAATTCACCTGATTATTAGCGATGTGAACATGCCTAACATGAATGGCATTGAGTTTCTTAAGGCCAGTAAACAAATTCCGGCCTACAAATTTACCCCAGTCATCATGCTGACGACAGAAAGTGCCGAAGAGAAAAAAATGCAAGGTCAGGCAGGTGGCGCAAAGGCCTGGATGGTGAAACCGTTTCAACCACCACAATTGTTAAATGCAGTCTCTAAATTAGTACTGCCATAA
- a CDS encoding chemotaxis protein CheD has translation MLKRTQPAFCFGLMDKKPEEVFEVFLQPGEWYWGDADTRIRTILGSCVAVTIWHPEKRVGGMCHILLPQRQASHKKNSPALSGNSAKYADEALALMMGEMAKLKIRPKECQVKVFGGSNMFPKLKLQQKDNIGDRNLHAVLMHLAEHGFQIHANHYGGEDSRYIIFDIWNGFAWVKSRV, from the coding sequence ATGTTGAAGCGTACCCAGCCTGCATTTTGTTTTGGATTGATGGATAAAAAACCGGAAGAGGTTTTTGAGGTATTTTTGCAGCCTGGCGAATGGTACTGGGGCGATGCAGATACCAGAATCCGCACCATCCTAGGCTCTTGTGTGGCCGTCACCATCTGGCACCCTGAGAAGCGTGTAGGCGGTATGTGCCATATCCTGCTGCCTCAGCGCCAGGCCTCTCACAAAAAAAATAGTCCCGCCCTTTCCGGCAACTCTGCAAAGTATGCGGATGAAGCGCTTGCCTTAATGATGGGCGAAATGGCAAAACTCAAGATTCGTCCCAAAGAGTGCCAGGTGAAGGTGTTCGGAGGCAGCAATATGTTTCCCAAATTGAAATTACAGCAAAAAGATAATATTGGAGACCGGAACTTGCATGCGGTCCTCATGCATCTGGCTGAACATGGTTTTCAAATTCATGCCAATCATTATGGTGGTGAGGATTCGCGGTATATCATTTTTGATATCTGGAACGGGTTTGCCTGGGTGAAGAGCAGGGTCTAA